From a single Carassius gibelio isolate Cgi1373 ecotype wild population from Czech Republic chromosome A18, carGib1.2-hapl.c, whole genome shotgun sequence genomic region:
- the LOC127934523 gene encoding ribonuclease P protein subunit p25-like protein: protein MELIGDRDARLSVPSVSASSPLLKQTHAGGFKKVCRIEEESTCPFPGLPSGVLEMRVKEGSKIRNLMGFAMARMQSDPRDAGQTGLRQVVFTGSGRAVTKTITCAEIMKRKLGGLHQMTKLQYKGLREVWESQEEGDSEVTVHRTLPSISILLSKDPLDPQEPGYQPPENGLWEEKNGGDASQTAETEPQAKRVCL from the coding sequence ATGGAGCTCATTGGTGATCGGGACGCCCGGCTGTCCGTTCCAAGCGTCTCCGCCTCCTCGCCTTTGCTGAAACAGACTCACGCAGGCGGCTTTAAGAAAGTGTGTCGGATCGAAGAGGAAAGCACGTGTCCGTTCCCCGGCCTGCCCTCAGGTGTGCTCGAGATGAGGGTTAAAGAGGGCAGCAAAATTCGCAATCTCATGGGTTTCGCCATGGCACGCATGCAGAGCGACCCCCGGGACGCCGGTCAAACCGGACTGAGACAGGTAGTGTTCACCGGGTCCGGACGAGCCGTGACCAAAACCATCACGTGTGCCGAGATCATGAAGAGAAAGCTCGGCGGCCTTCATCAGATGACCAAGCTGCAGTACAAGGGTCTGCGAGAGGTCTGGGAGAGCCAAGAAGAAGGCGATTCGGAGGTGACCGTCCACCGGACGCTTCCCTCCATCAGCATCCTGCTCTCCAAAGACCCACTGGACCCTCAGGAACCGGGCTACCAGCCTCCGGAGAACGGCTTGTGGGAGGAGAAGAACGGAGGAGACGCTTCACAGACGGCTGAGACTGAGCCTCAGGCGAAGAGAGTCTGTCTCTGA